From a region of the Nitrospirota bacterium genome:
- a CDS encoding MFS transporter translates to MVGSPMTAPDASPSRIRWIILALLLAISVITYVDRVNISVTARQMMPALGLTEVQMGEVFSAFVLGYALGQVPGGWLGDRWGSRRVLTVALVWWSAFTALTAVAATLPIADLLGILGSLVLVRFLMGIGEAAALPNFNRTVANWLPPSERGLGMGIAIGGLGVGSALTPPLTAWIMVNFGWQTAFYAAGVVGLLVAGCWYVYARDRPADHPHVNRAEIELIAGPGAVESAPSDVRVPWHVFLRTPTVWWLVLSYTCLGYVAYVYLSWFYLYLVNVRGFGLLRGAFYAAMPFVAIAAFCPLGGWVTDRLVIRWGVNRGRAWVGGLGMLLAAASILLGAYTESPFAALGLLSLGAGWLYFSVGAYWASTVDLSKAHAGTLSGLMNTGANIGGALSPTLTPWLAEQVGWAATLGVAAAVALLGCILWLGIKPGDGLRQREA, encoded by the coding sequence ATGGTTGGCAGCCCGATGACTGCGCCGGACGCATCCCCGTCTCGCATCCGCTGGATCATTCTCGCCCTCCTGTTGGCGATCAGCGTCATCACTTACGTGGATCGGGTGAACATCTCCGTCACGGCCCGCCAGATGATGCCGGCCTTGGGGTTGACGGAAGTCCAGATGGGCGAGGTCTTTTCCGCCTTCGTGCTGGGCTATGCCCTCGGCCAGGTTCCCGGCGGCTGGCTCGGCGATCGCTGGGGGTCTCGCCGGGTGCTCACCGTCGCCCTGGTCTGGTGGTCTGCGTTCACCGCGTTGACCGCCGTGGCCGCGACGCTGCCGATTGCCGATCTGCTGGGTATCCTCGGCTCTCTGGTCCTGGTCCGTTTCCTGATGGGAATCGGCGAGGCCGCGGCATTGCCCAACTTCAACCGGACCGTCGCGAACTGGCTGCCGCCGTCCGAGCGGGGGCTGGGGATGGGCATCGCCATCGGCGGGCTGGGCGTCGGGTCCGCCCTGACCCCTCCCCTCACCGCCTGGATCATGGTGAATTTCGGCTGGCAGACCGCCTTCTATGCCGCCGGGGTGGTCGGGCTTTTGGTGGCCGGCTGCTGGTATGTCTATGCGAGGGATCGGCCTGCCGACCATCCTCACGTCAATCGAGCCGAGATCGAACTGATCGCCGGTCCTGGTGCCGTGGAGTCCGCACCATCGGATGTGCGGGTGCCCTGGCATGTTTTTTTGCGGACGCCGACGGTCTGGTGGCTGGTCTTGAGCTACACCTGCCTGGGCTATGTGGCCTACGTCTACCTCTCGTGGTTTTACCTCTACCTGGTGAATGTCCGCGGGTTCGGATTGCTGCGAGGCGCTTTCTATGCCGCCATGCCGTTTGTGGCGATCGCGGCCTTTTGTCCGCTCGGCGGGTGGGTGACCGATCGACTGGTCATCCGATGGGGCGTCAATCGAGGGCGGGCCTGGGTGGGTGGCCTGGGCATGTTGCTGGCCGCAGCCTCCATCCTGTTGGGGGCCTATACCGAGTCGCCCTTCGCGGCGCTGGGCCTGCTCTCGCTGGGGGCCGGCTGGCTCTACTTCTCCGTCGGCGCCTACTGGGCCTCGACCGTGGACCTGTCCAAAGCCCATGCGGGTACCCTCTCCGGCCTCATGAATACCGGCGCCAACATCGGCGGCGCCCTCTCCCCTACCCTCACCCCCTGGCTGGCCGAGCAAGTCGGCTGGGCCGCCACCCTTGGGGTGGCCGCGGCGGTTGCGCTGCTCGGCTGCATCCTCTGGCTTGGAATCAAACCCGGCGACGGGCTGCGGCAGCGTGAAGCGTGA
- a CDS encoding peptidylprolyl isomerase has protein sequence MSDTMQFQKKDPRAVISTKFGEMLIRFYTDAAPRHVENFISLAKMGFYNGLTFHRVVPGFIIQGGDPLSRKPDRMLHGTGGPGYWLNPEPNDHPHKRGAISMAKMPRETNSTRDPNDNGSQFFICAAEAGGLDRVYSVFGEVYRGLDVIDKIVALPRDEHDNPLEPVTMTVTIKE, from the coding sequence ATGTCCGACACCATGCAGTTCCAGAAGAAAGATCCGCGGGCGGTGATCTCGACCAAGTTCGGCGAGATGCTGATCCGGTTCTATACCGATGCGGCGCCCCGGCACGTGGAGAATTTCATCTCCTTGGCCAAAATGGGATTTTACAACGGCCTCACCTTCCATCGGGTCGTGCCCGGCTTCATCATCCAGGGAGGCGATCCGCTGAGCCGCAAGCCGGATCGGATGTTGCACGGTACGGGCGGTCCCGGTTACTGGCTGAACCCCGAGCCTAACGATCACCCTCATAAGCGCGGCGCGATCTCCATGGCCAAGATGCCGCGCGAGACCAACAGCACAAGGGACCCCAATGACAATGGGTCGCAGTTTTTCATCTGCGCAGCCGAAGCGGGCGGGCTGGACCGGGTCTATTCGGTCTTCGGTGAGGTCTATCGGGGGCTGGATGTCATCGACAAGATCGTCGCCCTCCCGCGCGACGAGCACGATAATCCGCTTGAGCCGGTGACGATGACAGTGACGATCAAAGAATAG